A stretch of Anaeromyxobacter dehalogenans 2CP-1 DNA encodes these proteins:
- a CDS encoding glycosyltransferase, translated as MRHAPVAAFVFRRPARAQQMLASLAANPEVRDTQVVVFSDGPRSAADAAAVDETRRVVQAAGLPHLEVVARERNLGLARSVREGVTRLCREHGRAIVLEDDLVLSPTFLEYMNAALDRYSEDERVYAVSGFQYPVRLRAPEDAVFLPFISSWGWATWERAWRHLDGEATGRARLLADPALRQRFDLGGRYGFSGMLEDQVSGRSDSWAILWYLTVFMRGGLALFPARSLVENRGFEAGGTHCPEDAPRHIRAVAQPFRVRTWPEPRVDAAAYRRVTRCMGFDATIPGQLLALGERLLRRLRASGR; from the coding sequence ATGCGCCACGCTCCCGTCGCCGCATTCGTCTTCCGTCGCCCCGCCCGCGCGCAGCAGATGCTCGCGTCCCTCGCGGCGAACCCCGAGGTCCGCGACACGCAGGTGGTCGTGTTCTCGGACGGTCCGCGCAGCGCGGCGGACGCAGCCGCCGTCGACGAGACCCGGCGCGTGGTCCAGGCGGCGGGCCTTCCGCACCTCGAGGTCGTCGCCCGGGAGCGGAACCTCGGCCTGGCCAGGTCGGTTCGAGAGGGCGTGACGCGCCTGTGCCGCGAGCACGGGCGAGCGATCGTGCTCGAGGACGACCTGGTGCTGTCACCGACGTTCCTCGAGTACATGAACGCCGCGCTCGACCGCTACTCCGAGGATGAGCGCGTCTACGCGGTCTCCGGCTTCCAGTATCCGGTCAGGCTGCGCGCGCCCGAGGACGCCGTGTTCCTCCCCTTCATCAGCTCATGGGGCTGGGCGACCTGGGAGCGAGCGTGGCGCCACCTCGACGGCGAGGCGACCGGCCGCGCACGGCTGCTTGCCGATCCCGCGCTCCGCCAACGCTTCGACCTCGGCGGCAGGTACGGCTTCTCCGGGATGCTGGAGGACCAGGTGAGCGGCCGAAGCGACTCCTGGGCGATCCTCTGGTACCTGACGGTGTTCATGCGCGGCGGGCTCGCGCTGTTCCCCGCGCGTTCGCTCGTCGAGAACCGCGGGTTCGAGGCGGGAGGCACCCACTGCCCGGAGGACGCCCCTCGCCACATTCGCGCGGTGGCGCAACCGTTCAGGGTCCGGACCTGGCCGGAGCCCCGGGTCGACGCCGCAGCCTACCGCCGCGTCACCCGCTGCATGGGCTTCGACGCGACGATCCCGGGGCAGCTCCTGGCGCTCGGCGAGCGCCTGCTGCGTAGGTTGCGCGCCTCGGGGCGATGA
- a CDS encoding FkbM family methyltransferase, with product MPLPLVAPDWIAYSVGIGEDASFDLDLIRRTRCTVRAFDPTPRAARYLAALPERPPQLTYHAFGIWNRDGEVRFFAPRDPSHVSHSIHNLQGTSTSIAVPMKTLASAMREAGDARIDLLKLDVEGAEYDILDDLLATAVRPRIVCAELHDPWPRRNLALVRRLRAAGYQLVALEPPTVTLVRLGG from the coding sequence GTGCCGCTCCCGCTCGTCGCGCCGGACTGGATCGCCTACTCGGTGGGGATCGGAGAGGACGCGAGCTTCGACCTCGACCTCATCCGGAGAACGAGGTGCACCGTCCGCGCCTTCGATCCGACGCCCCGGGCTGCGCGGTACCTGGCCGCCCTTCCGGAGCGCCCGCCGCAGCTGACGTACCATGCGTTCGGAATCTGGAACCGGGACGGCGAGGTGCGGTTCTTCGCGCCCCGCGACCCGTCGCACGTGTCGCACTCGATCCACAACCTGCAGGGAACGTCGACGTCCATCGCCGTCCCGATGAAGACGCTCGCGTCGGCGATGCGGGAGGCGGGAGACGCGCGCATCGACCTGCTCAAGCTGGACGTTGAGGGCGCCGAGTACGACATCCTCGACGACCTGCTCGCGACCGCGGTGAGGCCGCGGATCGTCTGCGCCGAGCTGCACGATCCGTGGCCGCGGCGGAACCTTGCCCTCGTGCGCCGCCTCCGCGCCGCAGGGTATCAGCTGGTCGCGCTGGAGCCCCCCACCGTCACGCTCGTCCGGCTCGGCGGGTGA
- a CDS encoding class I SAM-dependent methyltransferase, which translates to MSAGNPILRLAWRAVQLSGLDDRLMRSQVPALHADGWFRSRREHRSVDLAGEPLPWISYPAIELLRRRVRPDMTVFEYGSGASTAWWARRVARVVAVEHDAGWAERVGAQLPPNATVTHVPLDDGGAYAQNVLAHGVRFDVVVIDGRQRVRCVGAAIEALRPGGVIVFDNSDRPQYEPGFRALADAGFKRVELIGLAPAIDYKTETSILYRGENCLGL; encoded by the coding sequence TTGAGCGCCGGCAACCCCATCCTGCGGCTCGCGTGGCGCGCGGTCCAGCTGAGCGGGCTGGACGACCGGCTCATGCGCTCGCAGGTCCCGGCGCTGCACGCGGACGGCTGGTTCCGGAGCCGGCGGGAGCACCGCAGCGTCGATCTCGCCGGTGAGCCGCTCCCCTGGATCTCCTACCCCGCCATCGAGCTTTTGCGCCGCCGGGTGCGGCCGGACATGACGGTGTTCGAGTACGGCTCCGGCGCGAGCACCGCCTGGTGGGCGCGCCGCGTTGCGCGCGTCGTCGCCGTGGAGCACGACGCCGGATGGGCGGAGCGCGTAGGCGCGCAGCTTCCGCCGAACGCCACCGTGACGCACGTTCCGCTCGACGACGGCGGCGCGTACGCGCAGAACGTGCTCGCGCACGGCGTCCGGTTCGACGTCGTCGTGATCGACGGCAGGCAGCGCGTCCGTTGCGTGGGCGCGGCGATCGAGGCGTTGCGGCCGGGAGGGGTGATCGTGTTCGACAACTCCGACCGCCCGCAGTACGAGCCCGGCTTCCGCGCGCTCGCCGACGCCGGGTTCAAGCGCGTCGAGTTGATCGGGCTCGCGCCGGCAATCGACTACAAGACCGAAACATCGATCCTCTACCGCGGCGAGAACTGCCTGGGGCTCTGA